Below is a window of Camelina sativa cultivar DH55 chromosome 11, Cs, whole genome shotgun sequence DNA.
taataattaaaagaccAGCCAGTATAAATCACTGATGACACTAGATGGGGCAAATAAGTTTGCAAAAGGAAATATCCATTGACAGGTGCCATAAGAAATGTCACACCTGTGGGTCACAAAAACAACAGGTCTGTCTCCAATGCCTGCCGAGACAAGCTTTTCCAATATCATTGAACTAACTTCCTGCAAATTAgcaaaatattaatcaataatcaCTCATCAAACTTTGACCAACATTTCCAGGGAAACAAGAAAACTGTTCAACAAATCCACATTCTAATGGCAAATTATCCTAAACATTAGCAGTAGATTTAAAATTATGCCAGTTAAACTGACAAAGACTGTAAGCTCAGACCACGACCTCTCAGGATATACTAATGTGCAGATACAATCATCTACTCTTTGGTTGACTCATATATACATTTACGTCCTAAAACTGCAGCAAGCTTATATTTGACCAAGGGTTTAACATACATTTTTGGTATATGtgtttcattaataaaataattaccgCAGACTACTActctaaagaaataaaaaaagggtataatttcataaactaattaatgaaaaaaaaaaatgtacctgAAGAGGCAAGCTAGCTCCAGACCATTCTGTGAGGTTTGTCTGTATCAAATAGTTCAACGAGAATCAAAATGGCAACCAGGGAACAGATGAGTACACAACATATGGATCAAACAGTAGTTACGAAGGTCCCCACAAGTAGGTTTAAgcattttcttttgtcaaataaAGTAGGTTATGCAACATCAAAATAGGGTAAATCTCAGTCATACCTTGTATTTAAGGGTAAGCAAGCGAGCTTGAGGAAAATCATTTGAAAGCCACTCACTCGGCCAAAATGTTCCCAGCTTTCCTGCTTCCTGGTCAATCTTCTCCACCAAGCCAGATTTGGTAGAGGACTTGTCCTCAGCAATTCGCCAAGTTTTAAAAGGTCCACCACGCAAGCCATGAAGAAAGATAACATCAAATTCAGGATCATGCACACGCGAACCACTGCCGGAAGGTACTATTGAACTAGACAGATCGCTAGCATCACCGACATGGTCTCTTACTGCATCAGCAGCATTTGCTGATTCACCTTCACTAGCGGTCTCGTTCTTCTTACCACTTTGTTGTTCTTTCTCAGGACACTTCCAATGGGCTAGTCCAGgattaatcaaaaatatcatGTCTCCGTAGCGAGGACAATTGCTGTTCGTGTCTGAGATGTCTGGCTTGGAACTGCCACCGTTTCCAGATTCACCACCACCTTGCTGATTGCAATATACGTTTAACAAAGAAGCCCGTGCATAACTTTGTGTCTTAGGGTCACTGCAACCGANCTGCAGCAAGCTTATATTTGACCCAAGGGTTTAACATACATTATTGGTATATGtgtttcattaataaaataattaccgCATACTACTACTctcaagaattaaaaaaagggtataatttcaaaactaattaatgaaaaaaaaatgtacctgAAGAGGCAAGCTAGCTCCAGACCATTCTGTGAGGTTCGTCTGAATCAAATAGTTCAAAGAGAATCAAAATGGCAACCAGGGAACAGATGAGTACACAACATATGGATCAGACAGTAGTTACGAAAGTCCCCACAAGTAGGTTTAACCGTTTAAgcattttcttttgtcaaacaaagtaGGTTATGCATGCATCAAAATAGGGTAAATCGCAGTCATACCTTGTATTTAAGGGTAAACAAGCGAGCTTGAGGAAAATCATTTGAAAGCCACTCACTCGGCCAAAATGTTCCCAGCTTTCCTGCTTCCTGGTCAATCTTCTCCACCAAGCCAGATTTGGTAGAGGACTTGTCCTCAGCAATTCGCCAAGTTTTAAAAGGTCCACCACGCAAGCCATGaagaaaaataacatcaaattcAGGATCATGCACACGCGAACCACTGCTGGAAGGTACCATTGAACTAGACAGATCGCTAGCATCACCGACATGGTCTCTTACTGCATCAGCAGCATTTGCTGATACACCTTCACTAGCGGTCTCGTTCTTCTTACCACTTTGTTGTTCTTTCTCAGGACACTTCCAATGGGCTAGTCCAGgattaatcaaaaatatcatGTCTCCGTAGCGAGGACAGTTGCTGTTCGTGTCTGAGATGTCTGGCTTGGAACTGCCACCGTTTCCAGATTCACTACCATCTCGCTGATTGCAATATACGTTTAACAAAGAAGCCCGTGCATAACTTTGTGTCTTAGGGTCACTGCAACCGGAAATGTTTCCTCTTGCACAATCATCAAGCCATTTGCACCAAGTTTCATCAGCTAAAATGATCTTCTGGACTTGCGGAAGAAGCGAAAGAATAGTTAGCAATCTAGCAGCATGCCTTCGGATGTGCGCACTAGCTGGGACTCTAACACTACATGGATCCTGCATATCTGTCATTGAAGATTCACCAAGACTATCAGGAGTTCTCTCGCGAGCCTCTAGGGCTCTGGATGCATCATAAGCTTCTATCGCACCTAACTTCTCATAATCATCACATAATAGAAAGCGCCTTAGTAAACAAAGAATACCAAAATCAACTATTTTGTTCTGGCATACAGAATCTTCAGCACAAACATCAGTCAGTGACTTGATTGCCTTAAGGGTTGCCAATGCAGACTCCGCAGCATTAAATTTAGGGGCTGTATCCTTCTTTAAATTCTTAATCGGCACCGCAAAAGGCTCTGAAAGGAGCAGATCTGCCAGTGGAACATTATTGACAGAATCCGGGACTGTACCCAGTTGAGCCATGGCAAGATTGACCACAGCCCCTGCTAACTGATTGGTTGACTGAGTAGCAGAAGAAATTTTTGACTGATCTACCTGTATATGAGAAAGCAAATAGctgttatatattaaatctaaaaacTGAAAGATGTAATTGAACTAAATATACATAATTCGTAACAATGCTCTGTTCAGATAACAAAATCAATGACCAAAATATAATGCACCTTTGGTTTCTCGTTTTTAGGTAGGCTAGATCCTTTAGCTGACAACGCCAAACTGTGGTTCAAAATCTCATTCATTATAAGGGTTAACCATCCCTGAGAAATCGGGACAGAGTGCGGTCCATAGTCCTCAAACGTGCGTGAAAGGATTCTTCTTGCTGAAGATTGGACAGTATCAGATGCAACTTTTCCAAGAACCCATAAAAGTAGTATTCCGGACCATTTCTGACTCTCTTCAAGTGATAAATGTATGTCACCAGCACAGAGTAATTCTAGTGCCTTTGACAAACCTTCTTGCACAGCTTTGTGCTTACTTGTTTTTCTAGCACTATCTCTCATCAGATGAAGACCCTTCTCCATTACCATCTTCTGTGCTTTGTCACTTCTGTCAACAGAAACTAAAAAGGCAGACAACGCAACTTGAGCCAAAGAGATGTCCTCAGTTTTACAGGCATGTGAAACAGTGGCAAGCAAACTGGAGCTCCAGTCGGAAACAGAATCGCTTAATGGAAGACTGAGATCCTCTAACAACAGCCGAGCCACCAAACTCCCATGCCACTTCACAGTCCTCTCCGGTGCCATTAAGGCTGTCATGACAACTTGCCCATCACGATCAAGTTCTTGAATATGAGATCTATTTGTATCAGAAGCCATTGCCCAGTTTGCCAGTGCCCATGCAGCAAATGGCACTGCGACATGTTGACAATGTAAATCATCCCAAAGGCCAGGAATGACGGCAGATGACAAATTAGCTTGTGAAGAATTATCATGTTTACTAAGCAATGCAAATGTTTTAGGAGTCCCCTCTCCCGCATTAGCATTAAGGTCACCCAACGGCGCAAGCCCACTGGTTCTTGATAGTCCCAGAACTGTGGTTCCTTCAAGGATTTTAATTCCAATCCCCTTAATCCCACTTCTTCCATCGTCactgtcatcatcttcttctggcTCATCAAAATACATACCACCTTCCTCAATTACTTGAATTGCCGCAGCGATATCTCTCATCGTAGCATTTCCTGGCAATGATGACTTAAACGGTGCCTTTTCTATTGTGTCACAGTTGGAAGTGACAATATCCATTATGGCAGCCACAAGCATGCTCCTACCTTTCAAAGAATCAGAAATATCGAATGAACTACGTCTTGAGTGCTGCTCCCAAAGAAAAGCTATATATCAATGGCAAAACACAACCAGAAACATCGCAGTATCAAGACTCATATGTTTTAAAAAGCTTCTCATGTGTTAATAGGATTGAGAAATCTACAACTGGACACATGATAAACAACCCTAGAGAAACACAAAACTCATTGTTCTACAACAACTACTTGATGATCAACGAAATACTACTGTGTAGATCCTAAAATTGCTACCTAGATTCATATCAGCTGGCTAGTCAATATCCATTACATCTAACCAGAATAATCTTTTCGATTATGCAATTGAAGCAACTAGTGGAAGCAAaacgcacctttttgttttttggttgacACGAGAATATGAACCTCAGCAGCTTGGGCACTGCATCGGGCCTTCCAAGAGCGTCTTTACGCACAGTGGGATCAGCAATAAGATAAGCCAGAGCCCTAGCCGCTTCGTCCTGTGCCCCAATTCTGTCGCCGGGAAGGGCGACCGTCTCCAGCAACCAATCAACAACCGCACCACTGCCAGCTCCAACGAGAGCAGCTCTACGAGCAGCATTTGCGGAGGCTATATCGGCTAAAAGAGCAGCCACCCGGAGCTCAAATCCCGCACGCACCTCATGATTGGCCGAAGAGAGCACCGACCTAAGCGACTGCCACAGAACCGAGGCCGCAACACCGGTTTGTCGAGCATGGTGAACCACTCTCCTCAATGAATTCCCGGATTTCTGAACCGCGTCCTCGATAGACTCGTAGACACGGCTGTTTCCTCTAGGGTTGCGATTAGATTGGTCATGATCGGAAGGGAAAACAGCGGAATAGGCAACCGCGGTGGATAGAGCGGCGGCGGAGAGAACGAAAACGGATTTCTTAGAGAAGGAAAAAGTTGGAGAGACGGTGCGAAACGACGGGAGAAGACCTCGTGATTGGTGTGGCGGCGGAGGAGGTGTGAGTTTAGGTTTGTTGAGATTCAAAGAAGGACCTGAAGAACCGGTGGTTGGCGGAGGATAGGAGGAGAAAGGTCGAGGAAGACGGTGGAAGAGACGACGGTTACAATATCGGAGAAGGTTGTATCGGAGACGaatcattctcttcttttttttttctttttttttttcgttgcgTCGTTTTCggaattattaatattttgttctCACCTCTTTTATGTAATTTTGAGAATAATTGGATATGCTGCGATAACCAAGGGAAAGATTCTGGGGGCGTTGTTCTTGTGCCCCGTACAAACTTATAATACAAGTGTGACTAATCTATGGCGGTttattcaattttgattttttattactctttttatttgtatttttattttttttgttagctaACAATATTTACTAGGGATAGTTTAATTCGAATGACAAGTTTCCACATTCCAAACGCAGTTGTCTTGAACAAAAAGGATAAAAAGAGCAACATAATCTGATGAATATGTAACACAGTACAAGTTTTAAAGAGaagaaattataacattatagTTAGTGAGAAGAAGGGTGGGGGATCGGGTGGACAGAGAACTTCATGCTGTTGCGGTTGCAGCCGTTGTGGTCTCCACTGAAGTCAGAACCTTACGGAGAAGCAACTTGAATCCCCATGTTGATGAACCTCCCTCGTGCGGCCAGCTTCTTGCCTCTAGCCACATCGCATCTCTTGAAGCTATTCATGTCTGGGAGCAGGGGCGGATCTACTCACAAGGTTGGTAGGGCACGTGCCCTATACAGATTTTAGAAATTTAGCAAATGATTATGGCCAATATAGTGTTTCTAGCTGAGTTGGTTAAGGTTGCCTCATGTTGTATCTAATGTCTTCTCTTTCATGacttgttttaaagattttttccCATTAATTAATTGTCATTTATAGTTTGTGCCCCATGTAGAATTATgttctggatccgccactgtCTGGGAGCAAGTAGACGtcgttcttcttgttgttgtggtgCTTCATCTTGGATTGGGTttgatcattgttgttgttgttgttgtacgtGAAAACAAGAACATCGTTGACGTAGAAAGGGGCATGCTTTGTAGCCCATTCTGTGTAACCGTATCCGTTTTTCCACACCGTCGCAATCTTTCTCCCCCTCCTTATTGGAGCTGTGTGGTTGTTGTGTGTAGATCCAACGATGCTTGAGTTGTGGTTGTTGTGTGTGGAGCCAGTGATGCTCGAGCGGTTTGAGCCCGAGTTGTGGTTGTTGTGTGTACAAGTAGAACCAACGATGCTTGAGTGGTTTGAGCCCAAACTATGATTGTTGTGTGTAGGGCCATTGCCGCTTGAGTGATTTTGGTCAGGTACTGTGACTTTCGCGTGTAAAGCCAGTACCGCTTGAATGGTTTGAGCCAGAACTGCTTCCCCAACCCCAGTCATGGTCATGATAACAATTAATTCACTTGATGAAGAGTCTTAACAAGAACGATTGATATGGGTGGGTGAGTAACTTGGATCGGAAAATGAAGGTTTTTTATTGGGCCAGGCACGTTAGCTGGGCCGCCAATATCTCCTTGTTGTATTCGACTGTACAAAGTACAAACTTTGGACAATATTAACAACGACAACCTACCTGATCTGTTTTGTTGTTCCGCACTACCAAAATCGCCAGTATATTAAAATAGGGAAATCACGAGTatacattatttaaaataagcAGATCCACACTACCAAAATCACATCacgaatatattaattaaaaataaggaGATATTAGCcattatcaaaattatattataatatatggaGATTCGT
It encodes the following:
- the LOC104721368 gene encoding uncharacterized protein LOC104721368 isoform X1; translation: MIRLRYNLLRYCNRRLFHRLPRPFSSYPPPTTGSSGPSLNLNKPKLTPPPPPHQSRGLLPSFRTVSPTFSFSKKSVFVLSAAALSTAVAYSAVFPSDHDQSNRNPRGNSRVYESIEDAVQKSGNSLRRVVHHARQTGVAASVLWQSLRSVLSSANHEVRAGFELRVAALLADIASANAARRAALVGAGSGAVVDWLLETVALPGDRIGAQDEAARALAYLIADPTVRKDALGRPDAVPKLLRFIFSCQPKNKKHSRRSSFDISDSLKGRSMLVAAIMDIVTSNCDTIEKAPFKSSLPGNATMRDIAAAIQVIEEGGMYFDEPEEDDDSDDGRSGIKGIGIKILEGTTVLGLSRTSGLAPLGDLNANAGEGTPKTFALLSKHDNSSQANLSSAVIPGLWDDLHCQHVAVPFAAWALANWAMASDTNRSHIQELDRDGQVVMTALMAPERTVKWHGSLVARLLLEDLSLPLSDSVSDWSSSLLATVSHACKTEDISLAQVALSAFLVSVDRSDKAQKMVMEKGLHLMRDSARKTSKHKAVQEGLSKALELLCAGDIHLSLEESQKWSGILLLWVLGKVASDTVQSSARRILSRTFEDYGPHSVPISQGWLTLIMNEILNHSLALSAKGSSLPKNEKPKVDQSKISSATQSTNQLAGAVVNLAMAQLGTVPDSVNNVPLADLLLSEPFAVPIKNLKKDTAPKFNAAESALATLKAIKSLTDVCAEDSVCQNKIVDFGILCLLRRFLLCDDYEKLGAIEAYDASRALEARERTPDSLGESSMTDMQDPCSVRVPASAHIRRHAARLLTILSLLPQVQKIILADETWCKWLDDCARGNISGCSDPKTQSYARASLLNVYCNQRDGSESGNGGSSKPDISDTNSNCPRYGDMIFLINPGLAHWKCPEKEQQSGKKNETASEGVSANAADAVRDHVGDASDLSSSMVPSSSGSRVHDPEFDVIFLHGLRGGPFKTWRIAEDKSSTKSGLVEKIDQEAGKLGTFWPSEWLSNDFPQARLFTLKYKTNLTEWSGASLPLQEVSSMILEKLVSAGIGDRPVVFVTHSMGGLVVKQMLHKAKEEKLDKLVNNTAGVIFYSCPHFGSKLADMPWRMGLVLRPAPSIRELRSGSPRLVELNDLLRQLHKKGVVEVLSFCETKVTPIVEGYGGWAFRMEIVPIESAYPGFGELVVLESTDHINSCKPLSRSDPSYTEALQFLRKLSTQRSNSRVKQESGIHD
- the LOC104721368 gene encoding uncharacterized protein LOC104721368 isoform X5, whose amino-acid sequence is MLVAAIMDIVTSNCDTIEKAPFKSSLPGNATMRDIAAAIQVIEEGGMYFDEPEEDDDSDDGRSGIKGIGIKILEGTTVLGLSRTSGLAPLGDLNANAGEGTPKTFALLSKHDNSSQANLSSAVIPGLWDDLHCQHVAVPFAAWALANWAMASDTNRSHIQELDRDGQVVMTALMAPERTVKWHGSLVARLLLEDLSLPLSDSVSDWSSSLLATVSHACKTEDISLAQVALSAFLVSVDRSDKAQKMVMEKGLHLMRDSARKTSKHKAVQEGLSKALELLCAGDIHLSLEESQKWSGILLLWVLGKVASDTVQSSARRILSRTFEDYGPHSVPISQGWLTLIMNEILNHSLALSAKGSSLPKNEKPKVDQSKISSATQSTNQLAGAVVNLAMAQLGTVPDSVNNVPLADLLLSEPFAVPIKNLKKDTAPKFNAAESALATLKAIKSLTDVCAEDSVCQNKIVDFGILCLLRRFLLCDDYEKLGAIEAYDASRALEARERTPDSLGESSMTDMQDPCSVRVPASAHIRRHAARLLTILSLLPQVQKIILADETWCKWLDDCARGNISGCSDPKTQSYARASLLNVYCNQRDGSESGNGGSSKPDISDTNSNCPRYGDMIFLINPGLAHWKCPEKEQQSGKKNETASEGVSANAADAVRDHVGDASDLSSSMVPSSSGSRVHDPEFDVIFLHGLRGGPFKTWRIAEDKSSTKSGLVEKIDQEAGKLGTFWPSEWLSNDFPQARLFTLKYKTNLTEWSGASLPLQEVSSMILEKLVSAGIGDRPVVFVTHSMGGLVVKQMLHKAKEEKLDKLVNNTAGVIFYSCPHFGSKLADMPWRMGLVLRPAPSIRELRSGSPRLVELNDLLRQLHKKGVVEVLSFCETKVTPIVEGYGGWAFRMEIVPIESAYPGFGELVVLESTDHINSCKPLSRSDPSYTEALQFLRKLSTQRSNSRVKQESGIHD
- the LOC104721368 gene encoding uncharacterized protein LOC104721368 isoform X6, which translates into the protein MIRLRYNLLRYCNRRLFHRLPRPFSSYPPPTTGSSGPSLNLNKPKLTPPPPPHQSRGLLPSFRTVSPTFSFSKKSVFVLSAAALSTAVAYSAVFPSDHDQSNRNPRGNSRVYESIEDAVQKSGNSLRRVVHHARQTGVAASVLWQSLRSVLSSANHEVRAGFELRVAALLADIASANAARRAALVGAGSGAVVDWLLETVALPGDRIGAQDEAARALAYLIADPTVRKDALGRPDAVPKLLRFIFSCQPKNKKHSRRSSFDISDSLKGRSMLVAAIMDIVTSNCDTIEKAPFKSSLPGNATMRDIAAAIQVIEEGGMYFDEPEEDDDSDDGRSGIKGIGIKILEGTTVLGLSRTSGLAPLGDLNANAGEGTPKTFALLSKHDNSSQANLSSAVIPGLWDDLHCQHVAVPFAAWALANWAMASDTNRSHIQELDRDGQVVMTALMAPERTVKWHGSLVARLLLEDLSLPLSDSVSDWSSSLLATVSHACKTEDISLAQVALSAFLVSVDRSDKAQKMVMEKGLHLMRDSARKTSKHKAVQEGLSKALELLCAGDIHLSLEESQKWSGILLLWVLGKVASDTVQSSARRILSRTFEDYGPHSVPISQGWLTLIMNEILNHSLALSAKGSSLPKNEKPKVDQSKISSATQSTNQLAGAVVNLAMAQLGTVPDSVNNVPLADLLLSEPFAVPIKNLKKDTAPKFNAAESALATLKAIKSLTDVCAEDSVCQNKIVDFGILCLLRRFLLCDDYEKLGAIEAYDASRALEARERTPDSLGESSMTDMQDPCSVRVPASAHIRRHAARLLTILSLLPQVQKIILADETWCKWLDDCARGNISGCSDPKTQSYARASLLNVYCNQRDGSESGNGGSSKPDISDTNSNCPRYGDMIFLINPGLAHWKCPEKEQQSGKKNETASEGVSANAADAVRDHVGDASDLSSSMVPSSSGSRVHDPEFDVIFLHGLRGGPFKTWRIAEDKSSTKSGLVEKIDQEAGKLGTFWPSEWLSNDFPQARLFTLKYKTNLTEWSGASLPLQEVSSMILEKLVSAGIGDRPVVFVTHSMGGLVVKQMLHKAKEEKLDKLVNNTAGVVSINTSYISDILQLPTFWQQASRYALANGSCVAPGSIYKRATKWFSKTSGAE
- the LOC104721368 gene encoding uncharacterized protein LOC104721368 isoform X3, whose protein sequence is MIRLRYNLLRYCNRRLFHRLPRPFSSYPPPTTGSSGPSLNLNKPKLTPPPPPHQSRGLLPSFRTVSPTFSFSKKSVFVLSAAALSTAVAYSAVFPSDHDQSNRNPRGNSRVYESIEDAVQKSGNSLRRVVHHARQTGVAASVLWQSLRSVLSSANHEVRAGFELRVAALLADIASANAARRAALVGAGSGAVVDWLLETVALPGDRIGAQDEAARALAYLIADPTVRKDALGRPDAVPKLLRFIFSCQPKNKKHSRRSSFDISDSLKGRSMLVAAIMDIVTSNCDTIEKAPFKSSLPGNATMRDIAAAIQVIEEGGMYFDEPEEDDDSDDGRSGIKGIGIKILEGTTVLGLSRTSGLAPLGDLNANAGEGTPKTFALLSKHDNSSQANLSSAVIPGLWDDLHCQHVAVPFAAWALANWAMASDTNRSHIQELDRDGQVVMTALMAPERTVKWHGSLVARLLLEDLSLPLSDSVSDWSSSLLATVSHACKTEDISLAQVALSAFLVSVDRSDKAQKMVMEKGLHLMRDSARKTSKHKAVQEGLSKALELLCAGDIHLSLEESQKWSGILLLWVLGKVASDTVQSSARRILSRTFEDYGPHSVPISQGWLTLIMNEILNHSLALSAKGSSLPKNEKPKVDQSKISSATQSTNQLAGAVVNLAMAQLGTVPDSVNNVPLADLLLSEPFAVPIKNLKKDTAPKFNAAESALATLKAIKSLTDVCAEDSVCQNKIVDFGILCLLRRFLLCDDYEKLGAIEAYDASRALEARERTPDSLGESSMTDMQDPCSVRVPASAHIRRHAARLLTILSLLPQVQKIILADETWCKWLDDCARGNIFGCSDPKTQSYARASLLNVYCNQQGGGESGNGGSSKPDISDTNSNCPRYGDMIFLINPGLAHWKCPEKEQQSGKKNETASEGESANAADAVRDHVGDASDLSSSIVPSGSGSRVHDPEFDVIFLHGLRGGPFKTWRIAEDKSSTKSGLVEKIDQEAGKLGTFWPSEWLSNDFPQARLLTLKYKTNLTEWSGASLPLQEVSSMILEKLVSAGIGDRPVVFVTHSMGGLVVKQMLHKAKEEKLDKLVNNTAGVIFYSCPHFGSKLADMPWRMGLVLRPAPSIRELRSGSPRLVELNDLLRQLHKKGVVEVLSFCETKVTPIVEGYGGWAFRMEIVPIESAYPGFGELVVLESTDHINSCKPLSRSDPSYTEALQFLRKLSTQRSNSRVKQESGIHD
- the LOC104721368 gene encoding uncharacterized protein LOC104721368 isoform X4, which codes for MIRLRYNLLRYCNRRLFHRLPRPFSSYPPPTTGSSGPSLNLNKPKLTPPPPPHQSRGLLPSFRTVSPTFSFSKKSVFVLSAAALSTAVAYSAVFPSDHDQSNRNPRGNSRVYESIEDAVQKSGNSLRRVVHHARQTGVAASVLWQSLRSVLSSANHEVRAGFELRVAALLADIASANAARRAALVGAGSGAVVDWLLETVALPGDRIGAQDEAARALAYLIADPTVRKDALGRPDAVPKLLRFIFSCQPKNKKHSRRSSFDISDSLKGRSMLVAAIMDIVTSNCDTIEKAPFKSSLPGNATMRDIAAAIQVIEEGGMYFDEPEEDDDSDDGRSGIKGIGIKILEGTTVLGLSRTSGLAPLGDLNANAGEGTPKTFALLSKHDNSSQANLSSAVIPGLWDDLHCQHVAVPFAAWALANWAMASDTNRSHIQELDRDGQVVMTALMAPERTVKWHGSLVARLLLEDLSLPLSDSVSDWSSSLLATVSHACKTEDISLAQVALSAFLVSVDRSDKAQKMVMEKGLHLMRDSARKTSKHKAVQEGLSKALELLCAGDIHLSLEESQKWSGILLLWVLGKVASDTVQSSARRILSRTFEDYGPHSVPISQGWLTLIMNEILNHSLALSAKGSSLPKNEKPKVDQSKISSATQSTNQLAGAVVNLAMAQLGTVPDSVNNVPLADLLLSEPFAVPIKNLKKDTAPKFNAAESALATLKAIKSLTDVCAEDSVCQNKIVDFGILCLLRRFLLCDDYEKLGAIEAYDASRALEARERTPDSLGESSMTDMQDPCSVRVPASAHIRRHAARLLTILSLLPQVQKIILADETWCKWLDDCARGNISGCSDPKTQSYARASLLNVYCNQRDGSESGNGGSSKPDISDTNSNCPRYGDMIFLINPGLAHWKCPEKEQQSGKKNETASEGVSANAADAVRDHVGDASDLSSSMVPSSSGSRVHDPEFDVIFLHGLRGGPFKTWRIAEDKSSTKSGLVEKIDQEAGKLGTFWPSEWLSNDFPQARLFTLKYKTNLTEWSGASLPLQEVSSMILEKLVSAGIGDRPVVFVTHSMGGLVVKQMLHKAKEEKLDKLVNNTAGVIFYSCPHFGSKLADMPWRMGLVLRPAPSVNKRATKWFSKTSGAE
- the LOC104721368 gene encoding uncharacterized protein LOC104721368 isoform X2: MIRLRYNLLRYCNRRLFHRLPRPFSSYPPPTTGSSGPSLNLNKPKLTPPPPPHQSRGLLPSFRTVSPTFSFSKKSVFVLSAAALSTAVAYSAVFPSDHDQSNRNPRGNSRVYESIEDAVQKSGNSLRRVVHHARQTGVAASVLWQSLRSVLSSANHEVRAGFELRVAALLADIASANAARRAALVGAGSGAVVDWLLETVALPGDRIGAQDEAARALAYLIADPTVRKDALGRPDAVPKLLRFIFSCQPKNKKHSRRSSFDISDSLKGRSMLVAAIMDIVTSNCDTIEKAPFKSSLPGNATMRDIAAAIQVIEEGGMYFDEPEEDDDSDDGRSGIKGIGIKILEGTTVLGLSRTSGLAPLGDLNANAGEGTPKTFALLSKHDNSSQANLSSAVIPGLWDDLHCQHVAVPFAAWALANWAMASDTNRSHIQELDRDGQVVMTALMAPERTVKWHGSLVARLLLEDLSLPLSDSVSDWSSSLLATVSHACKTEDISLAQVALSAFLVSVDRSDKAQKMVMEKGLHLMRDSARKTSKHKAVQEGLSKALELLCAGDIHLSLEESQKWSGILLLWVLGKVASDTVQSSARRILSRTFEDYGPHSVPISQGWLTLIMNEILNHSLALSAKGSSLPKNEKPKVDQSKISSATQSTNQLAGAVVNLAMAQLGTVPDSVNNVPLADLLLSEPFAVPIKNLKKDTAPKFNAAESALATLKAIKSLTDVCAEDSVCQNKIVDFGILCLLRRFLLCDDYEKLGAIEAYDASRALEARERTPDSLGESSMTDMQDPCSVRVPASAHIRRHAARLLTILSLLPQVQKIILADETWCKWLDDCARGNISGCSDPKTQSYARASLLNVYCNQRDGSESGNGGSSKPDISDTNSNCPRYGDMIFLINPGLAHWKCPEKEQQSGKKNETASEGVSANAADAVRDHVGDASDLSSSMVPSSSGSRVHDPEFDVIFLHGLRGGPFKTWRIAEDKSSTKSGLVEKIDQEAGKLGTFWPSEWLSNDFPQARLFTLKYKTNLTEWSGASLPLQEVSSMILEKLVSAGIGDRPVVFVTHSMGGLVVKQMLHKAKEEKLDKLVNNTAGVIFYSCPHFGSKLADMPWRMGLVLRPAPSIRELRSGSPRLVELNDLLRQLHKKGVVEVLSFCETKVTPIVEGYGGWAFRMEIVPIESAYPGFGELVVLESTDHINSCKPLSRSDPSYTEALQFLRKLSTQRSNSRVKQESGIHD